CTCAATAATGTCCCTCTGGACAATTTGCCTGGTGCTGGCAAATTGTTGGCTAATTAAGTTATAATCTTTTTTAGTTTTACCCAAAAGGAATTGGGCGTAGTCTTTATTCATATGAAAGTTTTTGAAAAAATTGTTTTAGAGCTGGCTGAAAGAGCTAACCAGTTTAAAACCAGTCAAGACCTGGCTAAGTTTAAAAATCAATCAGCAAAAAAATACCAGATTGAGATTCCGAGCAACATCCAGCTGTTTAAAGCATATCATAGATTAGTTTGGCAAAAAAAGCTGAAAAAATCAGAAACAATAGAGAAAATCTTGAAAAAGCGGCCAGTTCGGTCTTTGTCCGGGATTGTTAATGTTTCGGTTTTAACCAAACCGTTCCAGTGCCCGGGTAAATGCGTTTATTGTCCGTTTGTCGCTGATCTGCCCAAAAGCTATCTGCCTAAAGAGCCGGCAGTGGACCGAGCAGTTAAACTTGGTTTTGATCCCTTTCAGCAAACCGAATATCGGATTCAAACTTTGGCAAGCGAAGGCCACTCGACAGACAAAATTGATTTAAGAATTATTGGCGGCACTTGGAGCTTTTATCCGGCCCGATACCAGACTTGGTTTGTCAAGCGCTGTTTTGACGCCGCCAATCAGAAAACCAGCCGGTCTTTAGCTCAGGCGCAAAAATTTAATGAAAAAGCTAAACAAAGAATTATCGGCATTTCAATAGAGACCCGGCCAGATTTTATCAACCAGCAGGAAGTGAAACGGTTGAGAAAATTAGGCATTACCCGAGTGGAGTTAGGGGTTCAGAGCATTTATGACGAGGTTTTGATAAAAAACAATCGCGGCCATCTGGTTGGGGCGACGATTAAGGCAACCAAACTTTTAAAAGATGCTGGATTTAAAATCTGTTATCAGATGATGCCTAACCTAATGGGTTCAGATTTAAAAAAAGACGAGCAGATGTTTAAAGAGCTTTTTTCTAATCCCGATTTCCAGCCGGATTATCTGAAGATCTATCCTTGTTTGGTTTTAAAAGAAGCGCGTTTATATGAATCTTGGAAAAAGGGCGAGCATCAAGCCTATTCTGATAGACAATTAAAAAACTTGATTAAAAAGATAAAAAAAAGGATTCCGGCTTATGTTAGGATCCAGCGGATCATTCGGGATATTCCGGCAGAATACATTGTTGCTGGCGGTAAAATCTCCAATCTAAGGCAGGTGATTCATCAAGAAATGAAAAAAGAAGGCTGGCAGTGCCAGTGCGTCCGATGCCGCGAAGTCGGCAAAGATTATAATCCCAAAGAAAAAGCCTATCTGTTCCGGCAAGACTATTCGGGTTCAGGCGGCAAGGAAATATTTTTAAGTTTTGAGAACAAGCCAAGAACCAAGCTTTTTAGTTTTTTAAGATTAAGAATTCCGTCCCAAGTTTTTTCAAACAAAAAGCATTTTTTGCCAGCCTTAGAGGATTCAGCGGTGATTAGAGAAGTTCAAACAGTTGGCCAGGCAACCGGGATTGGGGCAATAAAGCTTTCGCCCCAGCACCGGGGTTTAGGCAAGAAACTGATTGCTGAAGCGGAAAAAATCTGCCAAAAAGAATTTGGTCTAAATAGAATCAGCGTGATTGCCGGTATTGGCGCCAGAGAGTATTTTCGTAAACTTGGCTATCGTTTAAACCAAACCTATCTGGTGAAGAATTTTTAATAAAACTTTCTGATTAATTAAGGCAAGATTTTGCCTGAACCGAAGATGTTTTTTTCATCCAGCCAGTAAAAAACATTGTTCTCAAAAAACAGCGGTTTTTTTAAACCAGCTAACTCAATTTTATAGCTGTTGATTGGTTCTCGTTTGTCTATCTCGGTTATAGTTAAGGAATCTTTTGCCGCAGAGATTAAATGCCAGTTATGGTTGGCAAAATAAAGCGCTTCCGGTTCCTGACTTAGTTCTTTTAAAAACAAAAGCTCATCGGTTTGGTAAAGCAGG
This genomic window from Patescibacteria group bacterium contains:
- a CDS encoding tRNA uridine(34) 5-carboxymethylaminomethyl modification radical SAM/GNAT enzyme Elp3, whose amino-acid sequence is MKVFEKIVLELAERANQFKTSQDLAKFKNQSAKKYQIEIPSNIQLFKAYHRLVWQKKLKKSETIEKILKKRPVRSLSGIVNVSVLTKPFQCPGKCVYCPFVADLPKSYLPKEPAVDRAVKLGFDPFQQTEYRIQTLASEGHSTDKIDLRIIGGTWSFYPARYQTWFVKRCFDAANQKTSRSLAQAQKFNEKAKQRIIGISIETRPDFINQQEVKRLRKLGITRVELGVQSIYDEVLIKNNRGHLVGATIKATKLLKDAGFKICYQMMPNLMGSDLKKDEQMFKELFSNPDFQPDYLKIYPCLVLKEARLYESWKKGEHQAYSDRQLKNLIKKIKKRIPAYVRIQRIIRDIPAEYIVAGGKISNLRQVIHQEMKKEGWQCQCVRCREVGKDYNPKEKAYLFRQDYSGSGGKEIFLSFENKPRTKLFSFLRLRIPSQVFSNKKHFLPALEDSAVIREVQTVGQATGIGAIKLSPQHRGLGKKLIAEAEKICQKEFGLNRISVIAGIGAREYFRKLGYRLNQTYLVKNF